One window of bacterium genomic DNA carries:
- a CDS encoding RidA family protein, translated as MSSDIQHIWGGEPMPLMPYTPCVKAGDWVFLSGQLATDFETGITAEGGGDGRNPYLDNHLELQSKVILDNLTSTLAAAGCDIATDVVRIYQWFTSEYPTMEEFAEGNTWPRLTITPYLRTRDIYIKPPRPASTGMGIKELLVADSLIEVDLLAIPGGPSVGFETPEGVPSPLAGYSPAVRRGDWIFLAGEIPVDWMGDWMSERHMGPLSGLAPEARVNPYLWYDSPIERQTDYTLQKLEKIAAAAGASSLQDNCVKATVYLSSPNDFAGMDRVWRQWFPENPPARVVVPYMGLGGMGSRVEIAMKLLADDASISKQTIETSDAVEPPWHEPQAVKAGDYLFFSTMIPTDERGSLPAGVQRNPGFPHYGLPPQMEMEHLLGNISAICEAAGTSLENICKRQCYHADFADFQISINEWARHFPGSKPASTTMRIGGPLQVPGAHVILDLIGYAPSA; from the coding sequence ATGTCCAGCGACATCCAACACATCTGGGGCGGCGAGCCCATGCCGCTCATGCCCTACACGCCGTGCGTCAAGGCCGGCGACTGGGTGTTCCTGTCGGGCCAGCTCGCCACCGACTTCGAGACCGGCATCACCGCCGAGGGCGGCGGCGACGGCCGCAACCCCTACCTGGACAACCACCTGGAGTTGCAGTCCAAGGTCATCCTGGACAACCTCACCTCCACTCTGGCCGCCGCCGGGTGCGACATCGCCACCGACGTGGTGCGCATCTACCAGTGGTTCACCTCGGAGTACCCCACGATGGAGGAGTTCGCCGAGGGCAACACCTGGCCGCGCCTCACCATCACGCCGTACCTGCGCACCCGCGACATCTACATCAAGCCGCCGCGCCCCGCCTCCACCGGCATGGGCATCAAGGAACTGCTGGTAGCGGACTCGCTCATCGAGGTGGATCTGCTGGCCATCCCCGGCGGCCCCAGCGTGGGCTTCGAGACTCCCGAGGGCGTCCCGTCGCCGCTGGCCGGCTACTCACCGGCCGTCCGGCGCGGCGACTGGATCTTCCTGGCCGGGGAGATCCCCGTGGACTGGATGGGCGACTGGATGTCCGAGCGCCACATGGGCCCGCTCAGCGGCCTGGCGCCGGAGGCCCGAGTCAACCCGTACCTCTGGTACGACTCGCCGATCGAGCGCCAGACCGACTACACGCTCCAGAAGCTCGAGAAGATCGCCGCCGCCGCCGGCGCCTCGTCGCTGCAGGACAACTGCGTGAAGGCCACCGTCTACCTCTCGAGCCCCAACGACTTCGCCGGCATGGACCGGGTGTGGCGGCAGTGGTTCCCGGAGAACCCGCCGGCGCGCGTCGTGGTTCCCTACATGGGCCTCGGCGGCATGGGCTCGCGCGTCGAGATCGCCATGAAGCTGCTGGCCGACGACGCCTCCATCTCCAAGCAGACCATCGAGACCTCCGATGCGGTGGAGCCGCCGTGGCACGAGCCGCAGGCCGTCAAGGCGGGCGACTACCTCTTCTTCAGCACCATGATCCCCACCGACGAGCGGGGCAGCCTGCCCGCCGGCGTGCAGCGCAACCCGGGCTTCCCGCACTACGGGCTGCCACCGCAGATGGAGATGGAGCACCTGCTGGGCAACATCTCGGCCATCTGCGAGGCCGCCGGCACCTCGCTGGAGAACATCTGCAAGCGGCAGTGCTACCACGCCGACTTCGCCGACTTCCAGATCTCCATCAACGAGTGGGCGCGCCACTTCCCGGGCTCCAAGCCGGCCTCCACGACGATGCGCATCGGCGGGCCGCTGCAGGTGCCCGGCGCGCACGTCATCCTGGACCTGATCGGCTACGCCCCGTCGGCCTGA
- a CDS encoding ABC transporter permease, translating to MTEVVLITLFASGLALMVPVLLAALGEAISEQAGVLNVGIEGTMLFGAAICALVGVNTGNVPLALLAGTATGMAAGVVLSALYVRRGTDQIVTGLLFNIFALGVTGILTAQVIIGNTSPTLSPWTVPLLGRIPKLRDILNEQNFLFWISIILAIVIFYLLRRTWWGLYVRAAGERPHASSSAGLDVWRLRYTAVIAGNALAGLGGAALVMSTSGRFIPGFTSGRGFIALGVVVVARWNPLWVVAIAGLFGLSQALQFVAGLIDFFDPVPDQFWLALPYLVTVAAVAVSRGTRYPAAVGIPWREPAAEAR from the coding sequence GTGACAGAAGTCGTCCTCATCACGCTGTTCGCCTCGGGGCTGGCACTCATGGTGCCCGTCCTGCTGGCGGCACTCGGTGAGGCCATCAGCGAGCAGGCCGGCGTTCTCAACGTGGGCATCGAGGGCACCATGCTGTTCGGCGCGGCGATCTGCGCGCTCGTCGGCGTCAACACGGGCAACGTCCCGCTGGCCCTGCTCGCCGGCACGGCGACGGGCATGGCGGCAGGAGTCGTCCTGTCGGCCCTCTACGTACGGCGCGGCACCGACCAGATCGTGACCGGGTTGCTGTTCAACATCTTCGCCCTCGGCGTCACGGGGATCCTCACCGCGCAGGTCATCATCGGGAACACCTCGCCCACCCTGTCCCCCTGGACGGTCCCCCTGCTGGGGCGGATTCCGAAGCTGCGCGACATCCTCAACGAGCAGAACTTCCTGTTCTGGATCTCGATAATTCTGGCCATCGTGATCTTCTACCTGCTGCGACGCACCTGGTGGGGGCTTTACGTGCGCGCCGCGGGGGAGCGTCCCCACGCCTCCTCGTCCGCCGGCCTGGACGTGTGGCGGCTGCGGTACACGGCGGTCATCGCCGGCAACGCCCTGGCCGGACTTGGTGGTGCGGCTCTCGTGATGTCCACCTCGGGTCGGTTCATTCCCGGATTCACGTCGGGACGGGGGTTCATAGCCCTCGGCGTCGTCGTCGTGGCACGCTGGAACCCCCTGTGGGTGGTGGCCATCGCCGGACTCTTCGGGCTCAGCCAGGCGCTGCAGTTCGTGGCGGGACTCATCGACTTCTTCGATCCCGTGCCCGACCAGTTCTGGCTGGCCCTCCCCTACCTCGTCACCGTGGCAGCCGTGGCGGTGTCGCGAGGCACGCGCTATCCGGCTGCGGTGGGAATTCCCTGGCGGGAGCCCGCCGCCGAGGCGCGATAG
- a CDS encoding cysteine hydrolase: protein METEMYCYLENKERRVLPSGTSNSADVFDKWLDPDKTAVACIDMHRGHVGPEAELTCPAPRARWRIPAHNMFHAACRAIGIPIIHVQHWQRYGGIDDLHSRHHNRMANWRAMYELYLPPNPLMDQHSWEGTEWLDILIEEEEGDLYVRTKKRLSAFYPTDLEFLLHQMNIPNLVLTGTYTDACVLSSAFDAANRDFRVIVPRDIVAGYSAEVEDSALAIISLHLGLVTDGPALVREWYARKGMDLPAGFEGITEITESCGLLLDRDAESQEAA from the coding sequence ATGGAAACCGAGATGTACTGCTACCTGGAGAACAAGGAGCGGCGCGTGCTCCCCTCGGGTACCAGCAACTCCGCCGACGTGTTCGACAAGTGGCTGGACCCCGACAAGACCGCAGTCGCCTGCATCGACATGCACCGCGGTCACGTGGGGCCCGAGGCCGAGTTGACGTGCCCCGCGCCGCGTGCCCGCTGGCGCATCCCGGCGCACAACATGTTCCACGCCGCCTGCCGCGCCATCGGCATTCCCATCATCCACGTCCAGCATTGGCAGCGCTACGGCGGGATCGACGACCTGCACTCGCGGCACCACAACCGCATGGCCAACTGGCGTGCGATGTACGAGTTGTACCTGCCGCCCAACCCGCTGATGGACCAGCACTCCTGGGAGGGCACCGAGTGGCTCGACATCCTGATCGAGGAGGAAGAGGGTGACCTCTACGTGCGCACCAAGAAGCGCCTGTCGGCCTTCTATCCCACCGATCTGGAGTTCCTGCTCCACCAGATGAACATCCCGAACCTGGTGCTGACCGGCACCTACACCGACGCCTGCGTGCTCTCCTCCGCGTTCGATGCCGCCAACCGCGACTTCCGGGTGATCGTGCCCCGCGACATCGTGGCGGGCTACAGCGCCGAGGTCGAGGACTCGGCGCTGGCGATCATCTCGCTGCACCTCGGGCTCGTCACCGACGGCCCCGCCCTGGTGCGCGAGTGGTACGCCCGCAAGGGCATGGACCTGCCCGCGGGGTTCGAGGGGATCACCGAGATCACCGAGAGCTGCGGACTGCTCCTGGACCGGGACGCCGAGAGCCAGGAAGCCGCCTGA
- a CDS encoding ABC transporter permease: MAIIVVAFGGNPWTVAKTIVNNSLAEEIFLGQTIMTAAILILTGLAAAIPFTARLWNIGGEGQMFAGAIVSVTLGIMLPEGTAHGLFVLILIVGAAAGGAVWGSVPGVLKAYFGINEIVTSLMLNFLAFFAANYVVTVAWPEIYAQLQSQEIHDNAHFRDFWASAKVDISVFIALAAAVAAWVLMTRTSLGFSIRSVGANPRAARLAGVRTRLVTVSSFVTAGAAGGLAGAVTVGGIHHDLALDLWISNYGYVGIAVALLARLNPIAVLPAAFIFSTLRVGSNSLQAAAGISSSFGEVLIATFVIMLMVTGAIRFRYAQH; this comes from the coding sequence ATGGCGATCATCGTCGTCGCCTTCGGCGGCAACCCCTGGACTGTCGCCAAGACCATCGTCAACAACTCGCTGGCCGAGGAGATCTTCCTTGGCCAGACCATCATGACCGCCGCCATCCTGATTCTCACGGGCCTGGCGGCGGCCATCCCCTTCACGGCGCGGCTGTGGAACATCGGCGGCGAGGGCCAGATGTTCGCCGGCGCGATCGTGTCGGTGACGCTCGGGATCATGCTCCCCGAAGGCACCGCGCACGGACTGTTCGTGCTCATCCTCATCGTCGGCGCAGCCGCCGGTGGAGCGGTCTGGGGATCCGTCCCGGGCGTGCTCAAGGCGTACTTCGGGATCAACGAGATCGTCACCTCACTGATGTTGAACTTCCTGGCGTTCTTCGCGGCCAACTACGTCGTCACTGTTGCCTGGCCCGAGATCTACGCGCAGCTCCAGAGCCAGGAGATCCACGACAACGCCCACTTCCGCGACTTCTGGGCCTCGGCGAAGGTCGACATCAGCGTCTTCATCGCCCTTGCCGCCGCCGTGGCGGCATGGGTCCTCATGACACGCACCTCACTCGGCTTCTCCATCCGCTCCGTCGGGGCCAACCCGAGGGCCGCTCGCCTGGCAGGCGTGCGCACCCGTCTGGTCACGGTGTCCTCCTTCGTGACCGCGGGCGCCGCCGGCGGTCTGGCCGGCGCCGTCACGGTGGGAGGCATCCACCACGACCTGGCTCTGGACCTTTGGATCTCCAACTACGGGTACGTCGGCATCGCCGTGGCCCTGCTCGCCCGGTTGAACCCGATAGCCGTGCTGCCGGCGGCGTTCATCTTCTCGACACTGCGCGTGGGGAGCAACAGCCTCCAGGCGGCCGCGGGCATCTCCTCCTCCTTCGGCGAGGTGCTCATCGCCACGTTCGTCATCATGCTGATGGTCACCGGGGCCATCAGGTTCCGCTACGCGCAGCACTAG
- a CDS encoding BMP family ABC transporter substrate-binding protein codes for MNRRTVAKLFGLLLSVALIAAACGGDDGDTAAPPPPPPEPAAEPEPPPPPPEPAPAAADEPAPPPAAEPEPPPPPPEPAPAAAADAEPYRVVILFPGFSNDESWANAWWDGALAAQADLGNVHVEPTEYAYEVDDYLQQGLAYASEGFDLVLMAHGAMADPAAQVAEAYPDVQVCVAPVDPPPDLLEGSPDNLCFIDMAQHHANFFTGVLAALITETGHVGALGGFAFPALTRQPETFHLGARCVNPDIEFTQEYIQTWDDTGLAKTAAQALIAGGVDVIQSATDQAVLGIIDAAQEADSQVWVIPAYYDSHHLAPDVILTSSVHGLADVAYNMISRGVNGAVEKFNDFTAYNTEGIKAAELRDPALSALSADDLAVYEDFEARVRSGEIQIPDETKGDNPVGLEVGIGGQIDLADIGC; via the coding sequence ATGAACCGTCGCACCGTGGCCAAGCTCTTCGGCCTGCTACTGAGTGTCGCGTTGATCGCCGCTGCCTGCGGCGGCGATGACGGCGACACCGCGGCACCGCCACCGCCGCCGCCCGAACCCGCGGCCGAGCCGGAGCCGCCCCCGCCGCCGCCCGAGCCCGCCCCCGCAGCGGCGGACGAGCCCGCTCCGCCGCCGGCAGCCGAGCCCGAGCCGCCCCCGCCGCCGCCCGAGCCCGCCCCCGCGGCGGCAGCGGACGCCGAGCCCTACCGGGTCGTGATCCTGTTCCCGGGCTTCTCCAACGACGAGAGCTGGGCGAACGCCTGGTGGGACGGCGCCCTGGCGGCCCAGGCCGATCTGGGGAACGTGCACGTCGAGCCGACCGAGTACGCCTACGAGGTGGACGACTACCTGCAGCAGGGCCTCGCCTACGCCAGCGAGGGCTTCGACCTGGTCCTCATGGCCCACGGCGCCATGGCCGACCCGGCCGCGCAGGTGGCCGAGGCCTACCCCGACGTCCAGGTGTGCGTGGCGCCGGTGGATCCCCCGCCGGATCTGCTGGAGGGCAGCCCGGACAACCTCTGCTTCATCGACATGGCCCAGCACCACGCCAACTTCTTCACCGGCGTGCTGGCGGCGCTCATCACCGAGACGGGCCACGTGGGCGCCCTCGGCGGCTTCGCGTTCCCGGCGCTGACCCGCCAGCCCGAGACGTTCCACCTCGGCGCCCGCTGCGTGAACCCCGACATCGAGTTCACCCAGGAGTACATCCAGACCTGGGACGACACCGGCCTCGCCAAGACCGCCGCGCAGGCGCTCATCGCCGGCGGCGTGGACGTCATCCAGTCCGCCACCGACCAGGCCGTGCTCGGCATCATCGACGCGGCGCAGGAGGCCGACAGCCAGGTCTGGGTCATCCCGGCCTACTACGACAGCCACCACCTCGCCCCCGACGTGATCCTCACGTCCTCGGTCCACGGCCTCGCCGACGTGGCCTACAACATGATCAGCCGCGGCGTCAACGGCGCAGTCGAGAAGTTCAACGACTTCACCGCCTACAACACCGAGGGCATCAAGGCCGCCGAACTGCGCGACCCCGCGCTCTCGGCCCTCAGCGCCGACGACCTCGCCGTCTACGAGGACTTCGAGGCCAGGGTCCGCAGCGGCGAGATCCAGATCCCCGACGAGACCAAGGGCGACAACCCCGTCGGCCTCGAGGTCGGCATCGGCGGCCAGATCGACCTCGCCGACATCGGCTGCTGA